In Ciconia boyciana chromosome 17, ASM3463844v1, whole genome shotgun sequence, the genomic stretch GCGCGTGGCTTCCCAGCTGgctccagcctggctgtgccGCCCAGCGGGCACGTGCCCGGCCCTTGCCGTGGAGCTTCCCTGACGCTGGTGGGGATACATGCCCACGCAGGGATCCTGGGGATGGGCCAGTGGGATGAGGGGTTTCCTCCTGTGCCGGTTGCTGGCTCAGCCGCGTTCCTTGCTGTGTTGCACAGGGAGAGCGAGATGCTGGCAAAGGCCTGGAGATGCGGAAGTTGGTGCTCTCCGGTTTCCTGGCCAGCGAGGAGATCTACATCAACCAGCTGGAGGCCCTCTTGTTGGTGAGCACAGCCCCCAGGCTCGGCACCCCCTCCAGGGTGGAtggctgggtgggtgggtggatggatggatggatggggtAATTTCTTCCTGGACAGCCTCCCCCAGGCAGGTCTGGCCTGGGTGCTACCTGGGCAGGAGAAAAGCTGCGGGAGCCATGCCAGAGCCAGCCTTGCTGTGGTCTGACCGCCTCCTTCTCACCTCCCCCCACTGCCATCATGCCTGGCGGGGAGGTATTTATAGCCCCGCTTCCTCTTACAGACTCGCTGGCCCTCGTGGCAGAGATGCTATTGCACAACATGGGGGTCACCGCCACCATGGACGGGGAAGTCTGTGGGGATGCACGAGCTGGGAGCGGCCCCTCGGTCCAGCTGCTGACTGGGTCCTGTCCCAGGCAGCCGTCACTGTCGGCTCAGatcccccttgtccccagcacccccgggcTCCTGCACTAACAACGTTAGCATGGCCACCAAGGAGGTGGCCATTGCTGCCCACGGTGtggtggcagggctgcctgcggCATTTGGGTCTGGGCTGCCATGAGCCAcggtgtggggctggaggagtcTCAGGGTCgcttctcctcccagccctcaTCTCAaatgctctcctctctcctttggCAGCCTATGAAGCCGCTGAAGGCCACAGCCACTACGTCGCAGCCTGTCCTCACCCTCCAGCAGATTGAGACCATTTTCTACAAGATCCAGGACATCTACGAGATCCACAAGGAGTTCTATGACAGCCTGTGCCCGAAGGTGCAGCAGTGGGACAGCAACGTCACCATGGGCCACCTCTTCCAGAAGTTGGTACGCGCCTTCCCTGGGGCTTGCTCCGcttggaagaggaggagggctggggagatggAGCATCATGCTGTGGGGCTCGGCCCCATGGCATGGCTCAGCTCACACCCTGCCACGTGCTCGCCGGTGGCCGTGGGACTTGTtgcatccctgcctgctgcagccgctgctgctTGCCCAAGCCCTCCTATCGCGGGATGGGAGTTAGTGCCGCCTCTGTGCCCCTCGCTGCAGCGGGGATGCCCACAGCTGGTGGGTCCTGGGTGCAACCACAGCGGGATTTTGGCTGGAGGTGTGTGGTGTGGCTTTGCtgcggggctggcaggagcccgGGTGTGCGGGTGActctggggagaggcagaggctCGCTGCCTTCGCCCCCGGCTGCCTGTGGGCACTGCGGTGGTGGCTCCCCGGGGTCACGCCCCGGGTCCTGCCGCTGCTGCTTCAGACTCGCGATGGGAGCACAGGCTGCGCCCGCAGGTGCTGTGGCTGTGGCcgtgccggggaggggaggaggagagggcaggtTAAAAGGCGCTGGGCAGCGGCCGTAGCTTCAGCCTCTGCTGCCCAGGCACCCATTGGCTTTCAGCTGGATTTTGGAGGTTTGTcggggcacagggctgggctggagccccACCATCCTGCCCCGGGCGAGGGCTTTCCCTGCGGGGCCAAGCGTGCAGCCCCCCAGCTGGCTGTGGTCTGGCAGAGTGTCCTGCCAGGAGGGGACAGCTCTGGGCAGTGTCccctcagcagctgcctggcccCTTGCTCTGTGGGGGGGCTTCAGCGTCCCACCGGGTGCCCGGCTAACCCCCACTCCCTGCAGGCCAGCCAGCTGGGGGTCTACAAGGCCTTTGTGGATAACTACAAAATTGCACTGGAGACCGCAGAGAAGTGCAGCCAGAGCAACTACCAGTTCCAGAAGATCTCGGAGGTAAGCTGGaccggggctgtgctggcagggagggggctgccaCGGCTGGGCTCTCCTGGTGCAGGACAGAGAATGCCATCCCCGTGGCCAAGCTGACTGTGTGTGCCCTGCAGAGatgctctccctgccctggggactCTCGGGGACTGTCCCTGGGGTAGGGCCaccagctgctgtgccagagaGTCATGGCCTCTGGGTGTTGCGGGGGATTTCCCCCCATCTTGTGCAAGCTCAGGTCGGGCTCAGCCCTTGCTGCCATCATTTCTGGGATGCCGGGGCAGCCTGCACCCACTCGCCCCATCCAGTGAGTGTGGGTGCCGGGCACCTGTGGCTCATCTCCTGCTGGCTGCATCTTCACGCCTGGCTCCCCTATAAGAAACAGGGACCGCCGTGGCCACAGCCcggctccccgctccctccagcccctccacaGCAGGGCTGTTCAGCTCGGTGGGACCGGCAGTCTCCCCACGCCAGCTGTGGGTGCCCTGCTCCAGGGAGACTCATGGGGCACATGGGGGCTGCCCCGTGGGTCCACCACGTGCCAGCCGTTGCgtgcagccagagctgctcctgACCAGGCAGCATCCCGTACAGTCCACAcctccaccccagcacccatgtgTGGCCTCCAGCATGGCCAGGCTGGGGCCGGGGAGAGATATCGGGGTGCAGGaagggtggggggcaccccatGACCTTGAGCAATgaccttccccccccacctcaGCCTCCCGTGGACTGCTCTGATGGGCCTTTCCCTCCCTAGGAGCTGAAGGTGAAGGGCCCCAAGGACTCGAAGGAGAGCCACACGTCCGTCACCATGGAGGGTACGGCAGGCACgggcgtggggagggggacgcAGCCTTTTGTCTGCGCGCGGGACCGGCGCGGATGAATTACTGAGCAGCTCCCGCGAGTGGAGCCCTTTGTGTTCCCGTGTGCGGAGCTGGCGAGGATCGGGGGGAAGGCAGCTCTTTAGGATGCTGGGGGCGtgcagcagccccccaccccctgcccaccccctcctccccgcccgccggctGCGCCGAGAGCCGTGCTGAGGGGCCGATGCCGTGCCGCAGCCGGGCTGAGCTGCCGCGGGGTGGCAGAGATGGCTGCGCGGAGACGGGGCTGCCATGGAAATCCTCGTCGTCGTCCGGCTCTGCTGTAACTGCACCTATGGTGAGGTGGGGGGGTGCGGCTCCGAATTTGGGTGCCGGTGGGGAGTGATGCTGCGGGGACACTGGCCCGGGGCTGGCTGTCCTTGCCTGGGGGTGGAGGCTGCGTCGTGCTCTGCAGCCTGAAGTTGGGAGCGTCTTTGTTCCAGGCTCTATTGAATCATCTTGGCTCCGGCACATGCGGCCACGCGCTCGCCTTCCCTGCCGGGCAGGGGCTCATGCCGGTGGCGGGATGgcgaggggctggggcgggTTGGGGGACCCCCTCTGCCTGGGCTGCGCTGCGGGGAGGGCGATGGGGAGGGGTCCCCGTTTGCTTGCCGGAGGCTGTGAGCGTTGTGGGGCTGGAACGCCTGTCTCTccgcagctggggaggagaggcacCGGGCATCCCTGCCTGCGGGTGCCTGGCTCCATGCTGCCTGCATGTGGGTCCCGGGCTGGTGGGACCGTGCCGGTGAGGAGCCCAGCGCTCCTCCCTTGTGCCAGGACAGCCCCTcctggggctccccagtgcTTTACACGTGCCTGTAGCGATGAGGGTCCATCCTCCCCATGGGTCCAGAAGGGTGAAAGGGGGGgacaccctgcctgcaccctccaTCCCACAGCAGGGCTCTCGccggctgctgcagggagcggGGCTCCGGTTTTACCCGCTGGCATGGAGTCGTGGGGGATGCAGCGTCCAGTTCGGTGTCCAGCCCCACGTCCTCGCCTCCCGAGCAGAGACCCCCCTGCTCGCCGGGATGGGGGGTCCCTCTCTCAGGACTGGGGGCCATGAGGCAGCACCCTCTGGGGGAAATGGGATGGGAGCCCCCCACAGCTCATAGCGCAGGGTGGGGCAGGCGGcacctttccctcctctctcccggCCCGAAGCCCAGCCCCGCTTGGCCCCAGCAGTTCAGGGAACTGGTCCAAAGCGAAGGGAAAACCCAGAGGCATCGGCCTGGGTGTAAGCAGCCCAGGGAGACGTGTGCGTGGATGGGTGCAGGGAGCAGCACCGTGGATGTGCTCTGTGCCTTCGCCCACCCAAAGagccggggaggaggaggagggtctGGCTGCTTGGGCTGAAACGTGCCTCTGAAGAGCCTCTGTGCCAGTTTCCCATGGGGAGGGTGCGCAGCAGGAGAAAGGGGGTGTCTGTGCCCCATGTGtggggcagctcagcccccctGCCCTGGACGGAGCTGCACATGCAGGaatgggggggctgcagggaggggacacggggcagcGGCGTTGGGACGATGCCTCGGCCCCTGGGGTGTCTGCAGGTGGGGGTTTTGCTGCTGACGAGGCAGGCTGGGTTCCTCTTGCACCCAGGgctggccggggcagggggataTGGGGTGTCTCATGGGGTTGCAGAGCCCCGCAAGGACAGGCGGGGACGGGACCCACCGCTGagccaaaagaaaactgaaaaagctgCCGGCTGCTGGGGGTGACGAGCAGCTCTTCCGCTCCACAGCCACCGCACGGCAAGCTGGCGGTGTCGGTGCCCGCGCCGCACCCGGGAAGGTCCTTCACCCTGAGGGGGATGCGCTGGCACAGCTGCGGTGGGGACGTCCTGCAGCTGGTGGCAGTCAGGGCAGAGCGGTGTTTGTGATGGCCCCTCCAGCTTTGCCACCCGTGACCTGtggcagcagaggggaggaggacaTGGTGTCTGGGTCAGTGTCCCCATCGTGCCCCATCCCGGGGCAGAGACAGACCTTGCTAGCACGGGGCcgtggctggagcagagcaccaTGCAGGAAGCGCCATGCGGCAAGCGCCATGCGGCAGTTGTCCGGGCTTGTCACCCCAGCGGCCACCTCACAGGTGCCCGTGCTGCTGGCGAAACCTCTTGGGTGCAGCCCCGAAATCAGGGTGCACGTTGGGCAGCTGCCAGCGCTGGGCTCTGCCCTTGCTCCGCACGCCAGCCTGGCCGTGGTTTCTCCTGTCCCTGGCGCAGCAGGGCACGGGGCTGTGGCACTGAGCCTTGGCTCACCACCACGCTGGGCGGTAACGTGATGGTCCAGCTGTTGCTGGCTCCATGCAGGACGGACCCCAGATGCTCGCCCAGGCCTCTGTGCAGACCTGGGGGTCTCGGGCCATCTGGTCTCCCCTCCTTGCCCCCGTGGGGTGCGGCACTGGCTCTCGCAGGTtggagaggggccggggccccGGCAGCGGGTGGCTGCTGACACCTCCTCTTTCCCCACAGCGCTGCTGTACAAACCCATTGACCGGGTGACGCGGAGCACCCTCGTCCTGCACGTGAGTGTGATGCCAGTCCCGGGGTGGAGGAGTGGGGGTGGGCTCTGCCCCCGTTGCTCCTGGGGACCCACAGCCGTGGGGAGCACTGCTCGTGGGTCGCTGGGGtggatgctgcaggcagggcagtgccCTTGGGCCACTCACCCATGACTGTCCCCTTCCAGGACCTCCTCAAGCACACCCCGGCTGACCACCCCGACTACCCGCTGCTCCAGGACGCCCTCCGCATCTCACAGAACTTCCTCTCCAGCATCAATGAGGACATCGATCCCCGGAGGACAGCGGTCACCACCCCCAAGGGGGAGGTGAGGCAGCGGGGAGGGCAGTGCCTGGGCACAGGATGAGGGCTgagccctctgccagcccctggcTGGTGTCTCCACCCTGAGGAGCTCCATGGTGCTTGGCCAGGAGATGGAGGGTTTCCTCTAGACGCAGCTTAGGGCTCTACCTGGTCCTTGCTGCTTGCTGGCACTGAGAGTATGGGACCCAAAATAGCGTCCAGAGGACATGGACCTTCCCATGCCCCTGTTGATTTAGCCATGGAGCAGGACAGGAGCATCTGTCCCCTGTGGTTTGTTGGCctttgctccctgcctgctctcacgccagccctgctgccccgcAGACCCGGCAGCTTGTCAAGGATGGCTTCTTGGTGGAGCTGTCGGAGGGCTCGCGGAAGCTGCGGCACGTCTTCCTCTTCACCGACGTGCTGCTCTGTGCCAAGCTGAAGAAGACGGCGGTGGGGTAAGGAGGGTGCTGGGTGTGGGGGGAATGTGTcacaacccccccccccgctgtcCGGTGGGCAGAGGGATGTGCCAGGAGTGGGGTCAGGCATCACTCAGCGCCTGCTCCCCGGCCGCAGGAAGCACCAGCAGTACGACTGCAAGTGGTACGTGCCCCTGGCCGACCTGGTGTTCCCCTCGCCGGAGGAGTCGGAGCACTGCCCGCAGGTCCACGTCATCCCCGACCACGAGCTGGAGGACATGAAGATGAAGATCTCGGCCATCAAGAGTGAGGTGCAGAAGGAGGTGAGAGGAGGGTGTGGGTGGTCGGGGAGGGCATGAGACCTGCTGCCAGGGTGGGTGCCTTCCTCTGGGGTCAGGGATGGGACATGGCGGGGCCAGGGGCACCTGTGAAAGCTCCTGTCCACTTCCCGCCTGCAGAAAGCCAACAAGGGGCAGAGCCGGGCCATCGAGCGCCTCAAGAAGAAGATGTTTGAGAACGAATTCTGGCTGCTCCTCAACTCGCCCGCCATCCCCTTCCGGATCCACAACCGCAACGGGAAGGTGAGGAGGGTGGGCTGGGGGccgggctcagccctgcctgcgcccagCCTGCCGCATCGCCCTCTCTCTTGCAGAGCTACCTCTTCCTGCTGTCGTCCGACTACGAGAGGTCTGAGTGGAGGGAGGCCattcagaaactgcagaaaaagggTAAGTTTGGAGCTATCAAGGCCCTCTTAGGACTCCTGGCCCCCCCCAGGGACCATGAGGAGGTCCTGCAGGATCACAGCCTGCTTGGTCTCTGGGTTAGCACTGGCTGCATCCTTCTGAAGctcctctcctgtcctctcccaGACCTCCAGGCCTTCGTCCtgagctcagtggagctgcaggTGCTCACAGGATCCTGCTTCAAGCTACGCACCGTCCACAACATCCCGGTCACAAGCAATAAGGATGGTGAGTGTCTTCTGGGCTGGTGGGTCCCTCTTTGCCTTGAGATGATGGCGGGGAGGAGCTGTGGGGTCCCTCAGCTGGAGCGGGGTCCCTGCTCTGGGACCCTGGCTGTGCAGGGGGACAGCCACCCACCAGGTGGCACTGCCGGAGCAGAGTCAGGCTCCCACGCAGAGCAATCCTGCCTGCGACATGGGGCTGCTTTTGGGGTCTCTCCAGCACCCCCATGGGCTGGGCAGGAccacggtgtccccagggtgagACCCAGCCAGCCCTACTGGGAACCTCCCTCAGGGCTGTGCAGCAGAGATGATCGGCAGTGGGGGTTATGTGTCCTCTTCCAGACCTTGGGGACAGCCCTCCAAGGGGTTGGGGACTTTGGGGTGTCACCGCAGGCACCTGGTGCTCGCTATGGCAAAGGCTGCCTCTGGGGTGGCCAGCCCCGCACGCTGGCCCCAGGGCGCGGGAGGTGGCAGCTGAGCCCTGACgcagcctctgctctccccGCCGCAGACGATGAGTCCCCCGGGCTCTACGGGTTCCTGCACGTCATCGTCCACTCCGCCAAGGGCTTCAAGCAGTCTGCCAGTAAGTGTGGGTGCCCACCCTCGCTCAGAGGGGCCGGTGCTGGTGGGGGAGCTGGGGTCCAGCGTgtggccctgctctgcctgtagcagTCCCCCGGGAGCCAGTGGGGGAATGTTCCTTGGGCGCTGAGTGGTGTCTGCTCCCCCAGACCTTTACTGCACGCTGGAGGTGGACTCCTTCGGCTACTTCGTCAGCAAAGCCAAGACCAGGGTTTTTCGGGACACCACGGAGCCGCAGTGGAACGAGGTGAGAGGAGGGTGGGATGCAGGGAGGGGACTGTGctcccccctttcccttccaGCCCCCGTTTTGAAGCTgctctggggtgctggggctgagccacCCTCCCTCCACACCCCAGGAGTTTGAGATTGAGCTGGAGGGCTCCCAGTCCTTGCGCATCCTGTGCTACGAGAAGTGCTACGACAAGACCAAGCTCAACAAGGACAACAACGAAATCGTGGACAAGATCATGGGCAAGGGGCAGATCCAGGTACGCGCTGGGGCTTTTGGACATCTTCTCACCCAACGTTGGACCTCTTGGGGCTGGGCGCCTGGGCTGGGAGGGTTGCCCTGGGGTGATGCCTGGGATGGGAGACACCTGGCAGCATGGGCGGACAGCTCTGCTTTTGGGAGCGGGGTACAGGGATTGTGGCTCAGGGTTGAAGGCAGTGAGGTGGGTGGGCATCAGGCACGTGGGTGATGGTCCTGGGGGGCGGCGGCTGCAGGAGAAGGTGGGACAAAGTGAGAGAGGGTGCTGTGGAGGTGGCAAAGCCTGCGGCCACCCCCCAGACGCAGCTGGGATGAAAGCGTTTCCGTTCTGCCATCCTCCATGCCGTGGCcccggggggctgtggggagggggtcGGCACCGGCCCCAGGGAGGGCTCTGAGCCTGCAGCCCCCcgtccctccctgccagctgtGGCTGTCCCCCTCTGCCACCATCTGTGCCTCCATCAGCCGCTGTTATGGCAACGGGGGTTACCAGGGCAACGGCTGAGCAGCTTCTGATTGGCGGTTGCCAGGCAGGGAGGATGAAGGCCTGGGCTGCCCTAAGATGCTCCCAGGTGAGCAGGACCTGGAAgatggcggggaggggggcaggcagcccccagACCCCGCATGCCCCTAGCACCTGCTTtggccaggctgcagggaagccCAGGGCAGCGGGGACAGTTTGGGACGGGGGTGCCCCTGTGTTTTCCTGGTGGGGACCCCCGGTCTGGCTGCCTTCCCCCCCTGTGCTAGGGACAGCATCACACCCGGGATGCAGCTCTCGACCCAAGGCCACTTCAAAAGGGCCGGCACGGCTGCCTGCTCCGTGGGAACGTGGCTGAGGGCAGGtccccggggagcggggagcagcACGGAAATGCTCCTGGGAAGGGGACGCTGTGGGGGGACGGCACTGCAACGGGTGCAGGGTGAGAGATGGGGGCTCGGCTTCGCCAGCAGCTTGTTCGTGCCTGAAATCACCCGTCTGTTGCCCCCTCCCTGGAGGAACCGTGGCATAGGGGTGGCACTGGGCCAAGCGGGAGGactggggcagggaaggggctcgCTGCCCCGCAGGGATCAGCCCAGCTGCGCTCTCGGAAATAGCCTGGGTCAACAAACATGAGTCACGCTGGGAGACACAGGGGTCAGGACAGGGACAGCACAGCTCGTCCCTGCCGTGCGAAAGTCgtgggggaagaaagggggagagaggaggccCTGGGGCTGCTTATCCCAAGGAGGACCCAGCTGGACGTCGCGGTGTCAGGGTTGGGGCTGTTCTGCCGTCACCCAGAGCCACAGCTCGGCCCCTGCCCCCGGAGTGGAGtgggtggcagggcagggacgGGGCAGCAGGGCTATGGCAGGATGGGCAGTGCTGCTCGTGGGGCTGTGGGTTGTGGCCaagccccagcgctgcccccTTGCCCTCTGCCCTGAGCTGTTCAGGCAGTGATGCTGCCCTCATCGTCCTTACCCCGGCTGGTCCCAGGGCTCGTtgtgagctgctgctggttCCAGTTAGCAGCAGGAGTGGGAGACACTGGGAGTGCTGGGGTCAGCAGCTCAGCAAATACCCATGGCATTTGTGGGAGGGCTGCCAGGATGGCTGAAGCCCCCACTGCGTGGCCAGCGCTGTGCCCGCTGCCCAGCTCCAATCTGACAGCCCAGGCATGTGGGTTGGCCACGAAAGCAGCTTAGAGGCATCATGGGCTGGCGGGAGCGGGTCAGTGTGTGAGGGGGACACTGCGGCCCCTCCTGAGGCTGCAGGGGTGCCACTGGTGGGACTCATGTCCTGCCAGCCCAGAGGACGTGGCTGGGTCCACGGAGGGGCCGGGGTTGGCACCGGCCTCCTCTCGAGCATCGTGGCAACGAGCCCCGAGTGGTCTGCGGCGTGGCGAGCGTTGGACCCCTACCCTGCACCCCGTCCCTGTGGCTGGTGCAGGGTGGGCACCCTGTGCCGCGTGGGCCTGGCCACACCGCAGGCTGGTCTGTGGGAAGGTGTATCTGGGCATGGGCACTGCTCTGCTGCGGCTCCTGGTTGGCATTAACcccattttgttgttgttaccCTGTTTTGCATGTGGTTTCCAAGGCTGGGATGTGCTGTGGTCAGGTTACAGGTGCCATGGGGGGCTTGTGTCCCCATGGGGGGCTTGTGTCCCCAGcgctgcagggctcagccctgctctgagctgtcCCCGTCgctcccagcagctgggctgcctCGTGCGGGGCTGTGTCCGGTGGGTGCTGGCAAGGGTGCCCGGTGCTGTGGCAGGCTGGCAGACAGATGCCGGGGGTaggcagagcaggctgtgaGTGCTTGTGCCCACATTGCACAGAGGAGAGGCTGGATCTGGCCCCCGTGCCCTGGGGTGGGCAAGGAGACGGGCAGCGGGTGCATGAAGGGGGTATCGGGGTGATGCTGGGGGGACGGGGCAGGACAGAGCAGCCCCTTACGCAGCCCCGTTTGATGCATGGGGGGATGGAGCTGTTGAAGTGGAGCCTGTGTTGTCATGGGCACAGTGCCTGCCGTACCCGCAGGGAATAGCTGCCTGTCTGCCTGTCCCCCTCGCACTGGGCTGGCAGAAGAGGCTCCAGAGGGGGAGATGTGTGGTGTTGGGGCTCCCTGGACCTGCAGGGACCCACAGGGTGACCCATGTGGACTCAGGGGGCTGCTGAGGGCTGGACCTGGGGGCAGTGCAAGTCGTCGTTCCCCCCCCTCCGCACCTCGCCGTGTCCCTGCCTgtcaggagaagcagcaggcaggcagggaccctTCCAGGGCTGGGGcgcagggcagagccctgcctgcaccccatcagagccctgctgccctgccccaccacGTCACCCCCTGGCAGTGGGGCTAACAAGGaccagggcaggctgggggggcgggcaggggggtCCCCACCTGTCCTTAGGCCTGACAGGAGACCCCAAAAGTCCCGTCCCTGTGTGCCAAGACCAGGAGTGCCAGCCTGGCTCCTCTGACAGCGGCGATGCCTCCTGGGGCCGCGGCTGCCGATGGCGCAGCGAAGCGGATAACGGTGGCGGGGAGGCCGGGCAGCCCCTCCAGCCTTCCCGAGCAGCGGCGGGCGGCAGGGCGAGAGTTAAACGCGTGGGGGCcgccgggggggggctgcctTTGAGTCACTTCCTCGGAAGGGGAGGGCGGCTTTTGGGGCTGCCGAGCCGCCTCTCTCGCCAGCCTGGCTCACACCCTGAAGATGAGCCCTGCCCGctcgcctccccgccgccccagcCGGGCTCCCCTCGCCGGCCCCAGCCACCGCTGACCTCCCGCCCGGAGCAGAAGGGATGCGGGTGCTGTCCTAAcccagccccggccgctccCCCCGGGCCCTCCTGGCCACCCTCGTCTCGCCTCCCGGAGCCGAAGTGGTCATCGCGATGACAGAGGTGCTGGTGCAGCCGGacggcagccccggccccgtgGGCGAGCAGCCGGAGCGCGGCGTGGAGGAGCCCGAGGGCAAGCGTCCCCCCAACACGGGTGCCCGTCTCTGGGGCAGGGTGCGCAGCAAGCTGCTCCGGCAGAAGGTGCCTCTCGGGGTGCGTGGGGGGTGACAGCTGGGGGGGACGGTGGCAGGCACCAAGTGGGCTCTGGGATGGCTTTGCCATGTCGCCTGGCTCTGCTGTGTGTGGTGGCTGTGGCTTTTTGGCTGGTGGCTTTGTGGGGTGCAGCGGGCTCTGATATGGGGGGGCCATATTGCTGTGAGGAGAGGGCCGTGGGGTCCGTGTGTGGAGCGGCGAGGCTGCTCGGGTGCTTTGGGAGCTCCTAGAAGCAGTTAGCAGCCTGCACGGTGCTcgtttccctccttccctctccctctgtgCGCTGGGGGGCCAGGGGGGCTGAGCTGTTTGTGCTGGGGGGTCCTGCAGATGTGGGGGagctcccctgcccagccctggggctcgC encodes the following:
- the ABR gene encoding active breakpoint cluster region-related protein isoform X3 — its product is MEEEEEAIGYLDKVLEDEDDSEPGTPTSPGSPFSASEKGERDAGKGLEMRKLVLSGFLASEEIYINQLEALLLPMKPLKATATTSQPVLTLQQIETIFYKIQDIYEIHKEFYDSLCPKVQQWDSNVTMGHLFQKLASQLGVYKAFVDNYKIALETAEKCSQSNYQFQKISEELKVKGPKDSKESHTSVTMEALLYKPIDRVTRSTLVLHDLLKHTPADHPDYPLLQDALRISQNFLSSINEDIDPRRTAVTTPKGETRQLVKDGFLVELSEGSRKLRHVFLFTDVLLCAKLKKTAVGKHQQYDCKWYVPLADLVFPSPEESEHCPQVHVIPDHELEDMKMKISAIKSEVQKEKANKGQSRAIERLKKKMFENEFWLLLNSPAIPFRIHNRNGKSYLFLLSSDYERSEWREAIQKLQKKDLQAFVLSSVELQVLTGSCFKLRTVHNIPVTSNKDDDESPGLYGFLHVIVHSAKGFKQSANLYCTLEVDSFGYFVSKAKTRVFRDTTEPQWNEEFEIELEGSQSLRILCYEKCYDKTKLNKDNNEIVDKIMGKGQIQLDPQAVQTKNWHMDVIEMNGIKVEFSMKFTSRDMSLKRTPSKKQTGVFGVKISVVTKRERSKVPYIVRQCIEEVEKRGIEEVGIYRISGVATDIQALKAVFDANNKDILVMLSDMDINAIAGTLKLYFRELPEPLLTDRLYPAFMEGIALSDPAAKENCMMHLLRSLPDPNLITFLFLLEHLKRVAEKEPINKMSLHNLATVFGPTLLRPSEGESKGHLTLASDIWSHDVMAQVQVLLYYLQHPPISFTELKRNTLYFSTDV
- the ABR gene encoding active breakpoint cluster region-related protein isoform X1 yields the protein MPYIDESPTMSPQLSARGQESGDGVSPTPTDGLGTGGERDAGKGLEMRKLVLSGFLASEEIYINQLEALLLPMKPLKATATTSQPVLTLQQIETIFYKIQDIYEIHKEFYDSLCPKVQQWDSNVTMGHLFQKLASQLGVYKAFVDNYKIALETAEKCSQSNYQFQKISEELKVKGPKDSKESHTSVTMEALLYKPIDRVTRSTLVLHDLLKHTPADHPDYPLLQDALRISQNFLSSINEDIDPRRTAVTTPKGETRQLVKDGFLVELSEGSRKLRHVFLFTDVLLCAKLKKTAVGKHQQYDCKWYVPLADLVFPSPEESEHCPQVHVIPDHELEDMKMKISAIKSEVQKEKANKGQSRAIERLKKKMFENEFWLLLNSPAIPFRIHNRNGKSYLFLLSSDYERSEWREAIQKLQKKDLQAFVLSSVELQVLTGSCFKLRTVHNIPVTSNKDDDESPGLYGFLHVIVHSAKGFKQSANLYCTLEVDSFGYFVSKAKTRVFRDTTEPQWNEEFEIELEGSQSLRILCYEKCYDKTKLNKDNNEIVDKIMGKGQIQLDPQAVQTKNWHMDVIEMNGIKVEFSMKFTSRDMSLKRTPSKKQTGVFGVKISVVTKRERSKVPYIVRQCIEEVEKRGIEEVGIYRISGVATDIQALKAVFDANNKDILVMLSDMDINAIAGTLKLYFRELPEPLLTDRLYPAFMEGIALSDPAAKENCMMHLLRSLPDPNLITFLFLLEHLKRVAEKEPINKMSLHNLATVFGPTLLRPSEGESKGHLTLASDIWSHDVMAQVQVLLYYLQHPPISFTELKRNTLYFSTDV
- the ABR gene encoding active breakpoint cluster region-related protein isoform X2, which produces MEPLSHRGLPRLSWIDTLYSNFNYGADEYDAEGNEEPKALPEGSETMPYIDESPTMSPQLSARGQESGDGVSPTPTDGLGTGGERDAGKGLEMRKLVLSGFLASEEIYINQLEALLLPMKPLKATATTSQPVLTLQQIETIFYKIQDIYEIHKEFYDSLCPKVQQWDSNVTMGHLFQKLASQLGVYKAFVDNYKIALETAEKCSQSNYQFQKISEELKVKGPKDSKESHTSVTMEALLYKPIDRVTRSTLVLHDLLKHTPADHPDYPLLQDALRISQNFLSSINEDIDPRRTAVTTPKGETRQLVKDGFLVELSEGSRKLRHVFLFTDVLLCAKLKKTAVGKHQQYDCKWYVPLADLVFPSPEESEHCPQVHVIPDHELEDMKMKISAIKSEVQKEKANKGQSRAIERLKKKMFENEFWLLLNSPAIPFRIHNRNGKSYLFLLSSDYERSEWREAIQKLQKKDLQAFVLSSVELQVLTGSCFKLRTVHNIPVTSNKDDDESPGLYGFLHVIVHSAKGFKQSANLYCTLEVDSFGYFVSKAKTRVFRDTTEPQWNEEFEIELEGSQSLRILCYEKCYDKTKLNKDNNEIVDKIMGKGQIQLDPQAVQTKNWHMDVIEMNGIKVEFSMKFTSRDMSLKRTPSKKQTGVFGVKISVVTKRERSKVPYIVRQCIEEVEKRGIEEVGIYRISGVATDIQALKAVFDANNKDILVMLSDMDINAIAGTLKLYFRELPEPLLTDRLYPAFMEGIALSDPAAKENCMMHLLRSLPDPNLITFLFLLEHLKRVAEKEPINKMSLHNLATVFGPTLLRPSEGESKGHLTLASDIWSHDVMAQVQVLLYYLQHPPISFTELKRNTLYFSTDV